Proteins from a genomic interval of Salmo trutta chromosome 39, fSalTru1.1, whole genome shotgun sequence:
- the LOC115179597 gene encoding cytochrome b-245 heavy chain-like → MGNFAANEGLSVFVILVWLGINAYLFVQFYMNFLTERWFYTRVLLGDALSWARAPAACLNFNCMLILLPVCRNLLSFLRGSIQCCSRTAARQLDRNITFHKLVAYMIAFHTAVHIIAHLFNFEWFMGAQLYRNSSSLPFVLSQIGTGDNASYLNPIRTDQTNPTIVMFTTIAGLTGVVITLALILIITSSMEVIRRSYFEVFWYTHHLFIIFFIGLVFHGFGRIVRGQTATSLLENKPSQCADQFESWGKNGTFCPKPEFAGNPPMTWKWVVGPMILYVCERLVRFYRSQQKVVITKVVMHPSKTLELQMKRKGFRMEVGQYVFMQCPCVSQLEWHPFTLTSAPEEDHFSVHIRIVGDWTQGLYEACGGDKNETQEAWKLPKMAIDGPFGTASEDVFGYEVVMLVGAGIGVTPFASVLKSVWYKHIQENQNVFTKKIYFYWLCPETQAFEWFADLLQSLEGQMTEKGMVDFLSYNIYLTRWKETEAAHFRVHHEAENDPITGLKQKTLYGKPNWDNEFTTIGTKHPEKKVGVFLCGPTQLADVLEKQCLSHSEAGVKFIFNKENF, encoded by the exons ATGGGCAACTTTGCTGCCAACGAGGGACTTTCGGTCTTTGTCATT CTGGTATGGCTGGGAATCAACGCTTACCTGTTTGTCCAGTTCTACATGAACTTCCTTACTGAGAGATGGTTCTACACACGGGTTCTTCTTGGG GATGCCCTCTCCTGGGCCAGGGCTCCTGCAGCCTGCCTTAACTTTAACTGCATGCTTATTCTGCTGCCAGTCTGCCGGAACCTTCTGTCCTTCCTCCGCGGCTCCATtcag TGTTGCAGTCGCACAGCTGCTCGACAACTGGACAGAAACATCACCTTTCACAAGCTGGTGGCTTACATGATAGCATTTCACACAG CGGTCCACATCATCGCCCACCTGTTTAACTTTGAGTGGTTCATGGGAGCCCAGCTGTACAGGAACAGCAGCTCTCTGCCCTTTGTGCTGTCCCAGATTGGCACCGGAGACAATGCCTCCTACCTAAACCCCATCAGGACTGACCAGACC AACCCAACCATAGTGATGTTCACTACCATCGCGGGGTTAACGGGCGTGGTCATCACCTTGGCCCTCATCCTCATCATTACATCATCCATGGAGGTCATCCGCAGGTCATACTTCGAGGTTTTCTGGTACACCCATCACCTCTTCATCATCTTCTTCATCGGACTCGTCTTCCACGGCTTTGG GCGAATTGTCCGAGGGCAGACCGCTACAAGTCTCCTGGAGAACAAGCCATCGCAGTGTGCAGATCAGTTTGAGTCATGGGGAAAGAACGGGACCTTCTGCCCTAAGCCAGAGTTTGCTGGGAACCCTCCTATG ACATGGAAGTGGGTGGTGGGGCCTATGAtcttgtatgtgtgtgagagactggTCCGATTCTACCGCTCCCAGCAGAAGGTGGTCATCACCAAG GTGGTGATGCACCCGTCCAAGACCCTGGAGCTCCAGATGAAGAGGAAGGGCTTCAGGATGGAGGTCGGCCAGTACGTCTTCATGCAGTGTCCCTGCGTCTCCCAGCTGGAGTGGCATCCCTTCACCCTCACCTCCGCCCCCGAGGAGGATCACTTCAGCGTCCACATCCGTATCGTGGGCGACTGGACCCAGGGCCTGTACGAGGCCTGCGGAGGGGACAAGAACGAAACCCAGGAGGCATGGAAACTGCCCAA AATGGCGATAGATGGCCCGTTTGGTACGGCCAGTGAGGACGTGTTCGGCTATGAGGTGGTCATGCTGGTGGGTGCTGGCATCGGGGTCACCCCCTTCGCCTCCGTCCTCAAGTCAGTGTGGTACAAACACATCCAGGAGAACCAGAACGTCTTCACCAAGAAG ATCTACTTCTATTGGCTGTGTCCTGAGACCCAGGCGTTTGAGTGGTTTGCTGACCTGTTGCAGTCTCTGGAGGGACAGATGACAGAGAAAGGCATGGTGGACTTCCTCAGCTACAACATCTACCTGACCCGCTGGAAAGAGACCGAG gcTGCTCACTTCAGAGTTCACCATGAGGCAGAGAATGACCCTATCACAGGGCTGAAGCAGAAGACTCTGTATGGGAAACCTAACTGGGACAATGAGTTTACTACTATTGGGACAAAGCATCCAGA GAAAAAAGTAGGAGTGTTCCTGTGCGGTCCCACCCAGCTGGCTGACGTCTTGGAGAAGCAGTGCCTGTCTCACTCTGAGGCTGGCGTCAAGTTCATCTTCAACAAGGAAAACTTCTGA
- the LOC115179598 gene encoding dynein light chain Tctex-type 3 isoform X2: MEEFSGEECIQSIIGEESYRQDTVNQWTAKIVEQALTLLVKQSKSYKYIVSCAVMQKSGAGLHTANSCYWDTVTDGSCTVKWENRTMYCVVSVFAVALTP, encoded by the exons TGTATTCAGAGTATCATTGGAGAAGAGAGCTACAGACAGGACACTGTGAACCAGTGGACAGCTAAGATTGTGGAACAAGCCCTCACCCTGCTGGTCAAACAGTCTAAGTCATACAAGTACATTG TTAGCTGTGCTGTCATGCAGAAGAGTGGTGCTGGTCTCCACACAGCTAACTCCTGCTACTGGGACACTGTTACTGATG GGAGCTGCACAGTGAAATGGGAGAACCGCACCATGTACTGTGTGGTCAGTGTGTTTGCTGTGGCCTTAACCCCctag
- the LOC115179598 gene encoding dynein light chain Tctex-type 3 isoform X1, with translation MEEFSGEEGSFNSEEASNSVKECIQSIIGEESYRQDTVNQWTAKIVEQALTLLVKQSKSYKYIVSCAVMQKSGAGLHTANSCYWDTVTDGSCTVKWENRTMYCVVSVFAVALTP, from the exons GGCTCTTTCAACTCTGAAGAGGCCAGTAACTCCGTGAAAGAG TGTATTCAGAGTATCATTGGAGAAGAGAGCTACAGACAGGACACTGTGAACCAGTGGACAGCTAAGATTGTGGAACAAGCCCTCACCCTGCTGGTCAAACAGTCTAAGTCATACAAGTACATTG TTAGCTGTGCTGTCATGCAGAAGAGTGGTGCTGGTCTCCACACAGCTAACTCCTGCTACTGGGACACTGTTACTGATG GGAGCTGCACAGTGAAATGGGAGAACCGCACCATGTACTGTGTGGTCAGTGTGTTTGCTGTGGCCTTAACCCCctag